A stretch of the Bdellovibrio sp. 22V genome encodes the following:
- the rph gene encoding ribonuclease PH — protein sequence MRADGRLYDQLRQVKITPHVSEYAEGSCIVEFGKTKVLCTATYEPKAPQWLVGTGAGWVTAEYGMLPRSTHTRIKREKSMTGGRTQEISRLIGRSLRAAVDLKQLGEKQIIVDCDVLNADGGTRTASVTGGYVALALAFKKLLAVNEIKSNPLINYVSAISVGLHEGNILLDLNYDEDSAIGTDMNFVMTDKGHFVEVQGTAEHVPFTRDQLFKMMDVAEKGCRELFIHQASVVSEIYKIAGK from the coding sequence ATGCGCGCAGACGGCCGTCTTTACGACCAACTCAGACAAGTTAAAATCACACCTCATGTTTCTGAATACGCCGAGGGCTCTTGTATCGTTGAGTTCGGAAAAACGAAAGTTTTGTGCACAGCTACTTACGAACCGAAAGCACCGCAATGGCTTGTCGGCACGGGCGCAGGCTGGGTGACAGCGGAGTACGGGATGCTTCCCCGCTCGACTCACACTCGGATCAAACGTGAAAAATCCATGACCGGCGGACGCACGCAAGAAATCTCTCGCTTAATTGGGCGTTCACTGCGCGCCGCTGTTGACTTAAAGCAACTCGGTGAAAAACAAATCATCGTCGACTGCGACGTTTTAAATGCCGACGGCGGAACACGCACAGCTTCTGTGACTGGTGGTTATGTCGCTTTAGCTCTGGCTTTTAAAAAACTTCTTGCTGTCAACGAAATCAAAAGCAACCCGTTGATCAATTACGTTTCTGCGATCAGCGTCGGCCTTCATGAAGGAAACATCCTTCTTGATTTGAATTACGATGAAGACTCTGCGATCGGTACGGATATGAACTTCGTGATGACTGACAAAGGTCATTTCGTTGAGGTGCAAGGAACGGCAGAGCATGTTCCATTTACACGCGATCAACTTTTCAAGATGATGGATGTCGCTGAAAAAGGCTGTCGTGAATTATTCATTCACCAAGCTTCTGTTGTTTCCGAAATCTACAAAATCGCGGGTAAATAA
- a CDS encoding N-acetylmuramoyl-L-alanine amidase: MNFLRFKQAVAVSALLWALPASALHIMLDPGHGGVDTGAVHGPAKEADLVLKVAQRVKALLEKDTQFKVTLTRHHDKNVTLPARVKMAEEAKADLFVSLHANAASDQRAKGVEFFFQNNLPPDEESLFLASQENQMILNSKELHSISGGDELSKKGDVAAIVEDLHRQNRLMSSLRLTQTLTSVWGADQNAAHATIKQAPFYVISKTTMPSVLIEIGFLTNPKEAKRLLTSDYQNDLAQKIYSALLSYKEKMDNHTAKTLD, translated from the coding sequence ATGAACTTTTTGCGTTTCAAACAGGCCGTGGCTGTCAGTGCGTTGTTGTGGGCTCTTCCCGCTTCCGCGCTTCATATCATGTTGGATCCCGGTCATGGCGGCGTTGATACGGGGGCCGTTCACGGTCCCGCTAAAGAAGCGGACCTGGTTTTGAAGGTCGCTCAACGCGTGAAAGCGCTTCTTGAAAAAGACACGCAATTCAAAGTGACTTTGACTCGTCATCACGACAAAAACGTGACGTTGCCTGCGCGTGTGAAAATGGCCGAAGAAGCGAAAGCGGATTTATTCGTCAGCCTTCACGCGAATGCCGCTTCCGATCAGCGCGCGAAGGGCGTTGAATTCTTTTTCCAAAACAATCTGCCCCCCGATGAAGAGAGTTTGTTTTTGGCAAGCCAAGAAAATCAAATGATCCTTAACAGTAAAGAGCTGCACAGCATTTCCGGCGGCGACGAGCTTTCCAAAAAAGGTGACGTCGCTGCGATTGTCGAGGACTTGCATCGACAAAATCGTCTGATGAGCAGTCTGCGCCTGACACAAACTTTAACGAGTGTTTGGGGCGCGGATCAAAATGCGGCGCACGCGACAATCAAACAAGCGCCGTTTTATGTGATTTCAAAAACGACGATGCCTTCCGTTCTAATTGAAATTGGTTTTCTCACGAATCCCAAAGAAGCTAAGCGTCTTTTAACCTCTGACTATCAGAATGATCTTGCTCAGAAAATCTACAGCGCTTTGCTCTCCTACAAAGAAAAGATGGACAATCACACGGCAAAAACATTAGATTAA
- the rdgB gene encoding RdgB/HAM1 family non-canonical purine NTP pyrophosphatase: MELWIATGNKGKLSEYKQLFREIADLKVFSQGDLPSFTPRPEDGKTFEDNARIKAKTLRAVKNNVWVLGEDAGLVVEGLNGLPGIHSARYAGPKASDSENVAKLLKMMTLKPMQNRNAKFVCTTVVYTPTGEEWVFTGEMKGTIASKPAGLHGFGYDPVFIPEGQTQTLAELGAGFKAQHSHRAQAARDFLAKLQT, from the coding sequence ATGGAACTTTGGATCGCTACAGGTAACAAGGGCAAACTTTCCGAATACAAACAACTCTTCCGCGAAATCGCGGATTTGAAAGTGTTCTCACAAGGGGACCTGCCTTCCTTCACTCCCCGCCCTGAAGACGGAAAAACTTTCGAAGACAACGCTCGTATTAAAGCAAAAACTTTGCGCGCGGTAAAAAACAACGTGTGGGTTTTAGGTGAAGACGCCGGCCTTGTTGTTGAAGGTCTGAACGGTCTTCCGGGAATACACTCCGCTCGTTATGCGGGACCAAAAGCTTCTGACAGTGAAAACGTCGCAAAACTTTTGAAAATGATGACGTTAAAACCGATGCAAAATCGCAACGCGAAGTTCGTGTGCACGACGGTCGTTTATACGCCGACAGGTGAAGAATGGGTTTTCACGGGAGAGATGAAAGGCACCATCGCATCAAAGCCTGCGGGTCTTCATGGCTTTGGTTATGATCCTGTTTTTATCCCGGAAGGCCAGACGCAAACTCTGGCCGAACTCGGTGCCGGTTTTAAAGCGCAGCACTCGCATCGCGCTCAGGCCGCCCGCGATTTCCTCGCGAAATTGCAGACGTAA